The Arachis ipaensis cultivar K30076 chromosome B07, Araip1.1, whole genome shotgun sequence genome includes a window with the following:
- the LOC107609766 gene encoding putative pentatricopeptide repeat-containing protein At5g52630 (The sequence of the model RefSeq protein was modified relative to this genomic sequence to represent the inferred CDS: added 41 bases not found in genome assembly), whose translation MASFPSASAALITTLKLQPQFKTHPPTSLPIEKSQGISLQKSNYFTDLDPKNLDFRETISLTKQMTELDSSFYFPLLQECLDRTSFLDAQVIHGHAIKTGAHQDVFLMSFLVNVYAKCGRMEAARKVFDKMPRRNVVGWTTLMVGYVQKMQPENAIYVFQEMLYAGSYPSNYTLAVAVSACTSMRSVKLGNQFHAYIIKYQIDFDTSICNALCSLYSKCGKLKLALSAFRRIKEKNVVSWTAAISACGDNGDPMTGLRLFVDMLSEDTQPNELTLSSVLSQCCEIPLLELGTQVHSLSAKLGYQSNLRIRNSLLYLYLKCGCIDEAQILFSGMDDVSLVSWNAMIAGHAQMMELTKDNISACHYGIEALKLFSELHRFGMKPDLFTFSSALCVCSRMVALEQGEQIHAQAIKIGFLSEVVVGSSLINMYNKCGSIERASKAFLEMSTRTMISWTSMITAFSQHGWSQQALELFEDMKLTGVRPNAVTFVGVLSACRHAGMISAALTYFEIMQKEYKIMPVMDHYVCLVDLFVKFGRLDEAFNMIKKMDFEPSEYILSNLVAGCRSHGNQELGFQAAEQLLSHKPKDTETYLLLLDMYHSVERFEDVSRVKKIMKEEKVGKLNDWSWISIKERVYPFKPNDKEFPQSSLVYESLEVLIFKAKNLGYEMLETMEISEEDKEEEEKITSTSIYHSEKLAITFGLENLPSSSPIRVVKSTLMCRDGHDFVKYVSTLTGREIIIKDSKRLHKFVNGQCSCGDFGVLF comes from the exons ATGGCATCATTTCCTTCTGCTTCTGCTGCTCTCATTACAACTCTTAAGCTCCAACCACAATTCAAAACACACCCACCAACCTCCCTTCCCATAGAAAAG AGTCAGGGCATTTCTTTGCAGAAAAGCAACTACTTCACGGATTTGGATCCCAAGAATCTTGATTTTCGTGAAACGATCTCGTTGACAAAACAAATGACAGAGCTGGACTCATCTTTCTATTTTCCCCTGTTGCAAGAATGCTTAGACAGGACATCTTTCCTGGATGCACAAGTTATTCATGGTCATGCCATTAAAACCGGAGCGCACCAAGATGTTTTCTTGATGTCATTTCTGGTCAATGTTTATGCTAAATGTGGTCGCATGGAAGCCGCACGCAAAGTATTCGACAAAATGCCAAGGAGAAATGTGGTGGGTTGGACTACATTGATGGTGGGTTATGTGCAGAAAATGCAGCCAGAGAATGCTATTTATGTGTTCCAAGAGATGTTGTATGCAGGGAGTTATCCTTCCAATTACACACTTGCCGTAGCTGTAAGCGCTTGTACATCAATGCGATCAGTTAAGTTAGGGAATCAGTTCCATGCTTACATAATCAAATACCAGATTGATTTTGACACTAGCATTTGCAATGCACTTTGTAGTTTATACTCCAAATGTGGCAAATTGAAATTAGCTCTCAGTGCATTTAGGAGAATCAAGGAAAAGAATGTTGTTTCTTGGACTGCTGCTATTTCTGCTTGTGGGGACAATGGTGACCCAATGACGGGTTTAAGACTTTTCGTTGATATGCTTTCTGAGGACACACAGCCTAATGAGTTAACTTTATCCAGTGTCTTGAGCCAGTGTTGTGAGATTCCATTATTAGAACTCGGGACTCAGGTTCATTCGCTGTCTGCTAAATTAGGATACCAGTCGAATCTGCGTATAAGGAATTCTTTATTGTATTTGTATCTCAAGTGTGGTTGCATTGATGAGGCACAAATTTTGTTTAGCGGAATGGATGATGTTAGTTTGGTTTCATGGAATGCAATGATTGCTGGGCATGCACAAATGATGGAGCTCACAAAGGATAATATTTCTGCTTGCCACTATGGAATTGAAGCACTCAAACTTTTCTCTGAGTTGCATCGGTTTGGCATGAAGCCAGACCTGTTTACCTTCTCAAGTGCCTTATGTGTCTGTAGTAGGATGGTGGCTTTAGAGCAGGGGGAACAGATTCATGCTCAGGCCATCAAAATCGGGTTCCTATCGGAAGTGGTAGTGGGGAGTTCACTGATTAATATGTACAATAAATGTGGAAGTATTGAGAGGGCAAGCAAAGCATTTCTAGAGATGTCTACTAGGACTATGATATCATGGACTTCCATGATTACAGCTTTTTCACAGCATGGTTGGTCTCAGCAAGCGTTGGAGCTTTTTGAGGACATGAAACTAACAGGAGTTAGACCAAACGCAGTCACTTTTGTTGGGGTTTTATCTGCTTGTCGCCATGCTGGCATGATCAGTGCGGCACTCACTTATTTTGAGATTATGCAGAAGGAGTACAAAATCATGCCTGTGATGGACCATTATGTTTGCCTTGTTGATTTGTTTGTGAAGTTTGGACGTCTAGACGAAGCTTTCAATATGATTAAGAAAATGGATTTCGAGCCTAGCGAGTATATCTTGTCAAACTTGGTAGCAGGTTGCCGAAGCCACGGTAATCAGGAGTTGGGGTTTCAAGCTGCCGAGCAGTTACTAAGTCATAAACCGAAAGATACCGAAACATATTTGTTGTTATTGGATATGTACCATTCTGTAGAGAGATTTGAGGATGTTTCTAGGGTGAAGAAGATAATGAAGGAGGAAAAAGTTGGAAAATTAAATGATTGGA AATGACAAGGAATTCCCTCAGAGTTCTCTAGTTTATGAATCATTGGAGGTTTTAATTTTCAAAGCAAAGAATCTTGGATATGAGATGCTAGAAACTATGGAGATAAGTGAAGAAgacaaggaagaagaagaaaaaataacatCAACTTCCATTTATCACAGTGAGAAGCTGGCGATTACATTCGGATTGGAGAACTTGCCGAGTTCCTCGCCGATACGAGTAGTGAAGAGTACCTTAATGTGCAGAGATGGCCATGATTTTGTTAAGTATGTATCAACACTGACTGGTAGAGAAATCATTATCAAAGACAGTAAGCGGCTTCATAAATTTGTGAATGGACAATGCTCATGTGGGGATTTCGGTGTTTTATTCTGA
- the LOC107609164 gene encoding serine hydroxymethyltransferase 1, mitochondrial: MAMALRRLSSTLNKQTYSLYRMSSSLSPQERDKARAAWVKQLNEPLEVIDPEIAEIIELEKARQWKGLELIPSENFTSLSVMQAVGSVMTNKYSEGYPGARYYGGNEYIDMAETLCQKRALEAFNLDPAKWGVNVQSLSGSPSNFQVYTALLKPHERIMALDLPHGGHLSHGYQTDTKKISAVSIFFETMPYRLDESTGYIDYDQLEKSAALFRPKLIVAGASAYSRLYDYARIRKVCDKQKAIMLADMAHISGLVSAGVIPSCFDYADVVTTTTHKSLRGPRGAMIFFRKGLKEINKQGKEVFYDYEDKINQAVFPGLQGGPHNHTISGLAVALKQAMTQEFKDYQKQVVSNCAVFSQSLLEKGYDIVSGGTDNHLLLVNLRNKGIDGSRVEKVLEAVHIAANKNTVPGDVSAMVPGGIRMGTPALTSRGFVEEDFKKVAEFFDLGVKLALQIKANTKGTKLKDFAAEMQSDACQSDIAKLRHEVEEYAKQFPTIGFEVEKMKYGN; encoded by the exons atGGCCATGGCTCTTCGTAGACTCTCCTCCACTCTTAACAAACAAACATATTCCCTTTATCGCATG TCTTCTTCTCTGTCGCCGCAAGAGAGAGACAAAGCTCGCGCTGCC TGGGTGAAGCAGCTCAACGAGCCTCTCGAAGTCATTGATCCTGAGATCGCCGAAATAATCGAACTCGAAAAAGCTCGTCAATGGAAG GGGCTGGAACTCATACCTTCGGAGAACTTCACGTCACTGTCAGTGATGCAAGCTGTTGGATCCGTGATGACAAACAAATACAGCGAAGGGTATCCGGGAGCTAGATACTACGGAGGAAATGA GTACATTGACATGGCCGAGACCTTGTGTCAGAAACGTGCACTTGAAGCTTTCAATTTGGATCCAGCAAAATGGGGAG TTAATGTGCAGTCATTATCTGGCTCCCCTTCCAACTTCCAAGTTTACACTGCTTTATTGAAGCCTCATGAGAGAATTATGGCACTTGATCTTCCACATGGTGGGCATTTGTCACATGGCTATCAG ACTGACACCAAGAAGATATCAGCTGTATCTATATTCTTTGAAACGATGCCATACAGATTGGATGAAAGCACTGGTTATATTGATTATGACCAG TTGGAGAAAAGTGCTGCACTTTTTAGGCCAAAATTAATAGTTGCTGGTGCCAGTGCTTATTCCCGCCTTTATGATTATGCAAGAATTCGCAAG GTCTGTGATAAGCAGAAGGCAATTATGTTGGCTGATATGGCACACATCAGTGGATTGGTTTCTGCAGGTGTTATTCCTTCTTGTTTTGATTATGCAGATGTTGTGACAACCACAACACATAAGTCACTCCGTGGACCACGTGGGGCAATGATCTTCTTCAGGAAGGGTCTGAAAGAGATAAACAAGCAAGGGAAGGAA GTGTTCTATGACTATGAAGATAAAATAAATCAGGCTGTTTTTCCCGGACTTCAAGGTGGTCCACACAACCACACGATTTCAGGCTTAGCAGTTGCACTGAAGCAG GCTATGACACAAGAATTCAAGGATTACCAAAAGCAAGTTGTCAGTAATTGTGCGGTATTCTCACAG AGTTTGCTAGAGAAAGGCTACGATATTGTATCTGGTGGAACTGATAACCATCTATTGTTAGTTAACTTAAGAAACAAG GGCATCGATGGCTCAAGGGTAGAGAAGGTGTTAGAAGCAGTTCATATAGCAGCCAATAAAAATACTGTTCCAGGGGATGTGTCTGCTATGGTTCCCGGAGGCATCCGAATGG GGACCCCTGCTCTCACATCAAGAGGGTTTGTTGAGGAGGATTTTAAGAAAGTAGCTGAATTTTTTGATTTAGGAGTCAAGTTAGCCTTACAGATTAAGGCAAATACCAAAG GTACGAAGTTGAAAGATTTTGCTGCAGAAATGCAATCAGATGCATGCCAATCTGATATTGCAAAGCTCCGTCATGAAGTTGAGGAATATGCAAAGCAGTTCCCCACAATTGGCTTTGAGGTGGAGAAAATGAAGTACGGTAATTGA